One window of the Clostridium sp. MB40-C1 genome contains the following:
- a CDS encoding STAS-like domain-containing protein: MKEIMVKEVLGVDPSIEDAIILKEMINDSLDESITLDFSELQSLPCAFFANLLTDIMYKRGRENVINNLKVKNLTNKRDFNRILLGTSYC, translated from the coding sequence ATGAAAGAGATAATGGTTAAAGAAGTATTAGGGGTAGACCCAAGCATAGAAGATGCTATAATTTTAAAAGAAATGATAAATGATAGTTTAGATGAAAGTATCACATTAGATTTTTCGGAGTTACAAAGTTTACCTTGTGCATTCTTTGCTAATTTATTAACAGATATAATGTATAAAAGAGGAAGGGAAAACGTTATCAATAATTTAAAAGTTAAAAATTTAACCAATAAAAGAGATTTTAATAGAATATTATTAGGAACATCTTATTGTTAA
- a CDS encoding sigma-54-dependent Fis family transcriptional regulator gives MEKELLKAVFNSISDGILVLDNKLHIINFNKMAVHILGLSDNILMRKYIKDIFDNYMLLEECFEKNISCKNKDCTFTIKENKIRCVTNICPITNNVGKIGMVIIFRDTRHIHKVVNNVIGYSATYTFQDIITKNSYMKKIIQYAKKAANTECNILLEGKSGTGKEVFAQAIHNHSSRAKGPFVAVNCAAIPRELFESELFGYEKGAFTGAKKGGYPGKFELAEGGTIFLDEIGELPLDIQSKLLRVLDNHKIVRVGSTYEKKINVRVISATNKKLSEEVNEKNFRYDLYYRLNVIGIHLIELKDRHEDIEILAKYFMNKLNLNNKNTVKNIENRAMKELQEYQWCGNVRELRNVIEKSYYLCDNDNITREYILTLLKDKPKMEQYFNLDINNTLFKQKEEVIPIKTLEEQSIQNALKVFNGNAEEAAKALGISRATIYRKINKYGIDIL, from the coding sequence ATGGAAAAAGAATTGTTAAAGGCTGTATTTAATAGTATTTCTGATGGAATTCTTGTTTTAGATAATAAATTACATATAATAAATTTTAATAAAATGGCTGTTCATATATTAGGTCTATCAGATAATATTCTAATGAGGAAATATATAAAAGATATATTTGATAATTATATGCTATTGGAAGAGTGTTTTGAAAAGAACATAAGTTGCAAAAACAAAGATTGTACATTCACTATTAAAGAAAATAAAATTCGGTGTGTTACCAATATATGTCCAATAACAAATAATGTAGGAAAGATAGGTATGGTAATAATTTTTAGAGATACTAGACATATTCATAAAGTAGTAAACAATGTAATAGGATATAGTGCCACATATACATTTCAAGATATAATAACAAAAAACTCATATATGAAAAAAATTATTCAATATGCAAAAAAAGCAGCTAATACGGAGTGCAATATATTATTAGAAGGTAAAAGTGGTACAGGAAAAGAAGTTTTTGCCCAAGCTATACATAATCATAGTAGTAGGGCTAAAGGACCTTTTGTGGCTGTTAATTGTGCAGCTATTCCAAGAGAACTGTTTGAAAGTGAACTTTTTGGTTATGAAAAAGGAGCTTTTACAGGTGCTAAAAAAGGTGGCTACCCTGGAAAGTTTGAATTAGCGGAAGGAGGAACCATCTTTTTAGATGAAATAGGAGAATTACCTCTTGATATACAATCTAAATTGTTAAGAGTATTAGATAATCACAAAATTGTAAGAGTAGGATCTACTTATGAGAAGAAAATAAATGTGAGAGTGATATCAGCAACTAATAAGAAGCTATCAGAAGAAGTTAATGAAAAAAATTTTAGATATGACCTTTATTATAGGTTAAATGTAATAGGAATACATCTTATAGAGCTTAAAGATAGACATGAAGATATAGAAATATTAGCAAAATATTTTATGAATAAGTTAAACTTAAATAATAAGAATACTGTGAAAAATATAGAGAATAGAGCAATGAAGGAATTACAAGAATATCAGTGGTGTGGGAATGTAAGAGAATTAAGAAATGTAATAGAAAAGTCATATTATTTATGTGATAATGATAATATAACTAGAGAATACATTCTTACTTTATTAAAAGACAAGCCAAAAATGGAACAATATTTTAATTTGGATATAAATAATACATTATTTAAACAGAAAGAAGAAGTAATACCTATTAAAACCTTAGAAGAACAGAGTATACAAAATGCGCTTAAGGTATTTAATGGGAATGCTGAGGAAGCTGCTAAGGCTTTAGGAATAAGTAGGGCTACTATTTATAGAAAGATTAATAAGTATGGCATAGATATATTATAA
- a CDS encoding ECF transporter S component, protein MRKNTSINQMVRAAVIIALGIVLPIFFHVFGQNAGAVFLPMHIPILIGGFMLNPIYALLTGIITPLLSHLFTGMPAFPFVYIMILELAAYGFFTSLFYNRIKLGIYPSLILAMLIGRGFNIAGVYTIMHMIMGKPFKFKIVATGLFMKGLPGIAIQLILIPLIVYGLRRSLFLERDSRTM, encoded by the coding sequence ATGAGAAAAAACACAAGTATTAATCAAATGGTTAGAGCGGCCGTAATAATAGCATTAGGAATAGTATTGCCTATATTTTTTCATGTATTTGGACAGAATGCAGGAGCAGTTTTTTTACCAATGCATATACCTATTTTAATTGGTGGATTTATGCTTAATCCAATATATGCTTTACTAACAGGAATAATTACTCCATTATTAAGTCATTTATTTACAGGTATGCCTGCATTTCCATTTGTGTATATAATGATATTAGAGCTTGCTGCATATGGATTCTTTACATCACTATTTTATAATCGTATAAAATTAGGGATATATCCATCTTTAATTTTAGCTATGCTAATCGGAAGAGGCTTTAACATAGCAGGAGTATATACAATAATGCATATGATTATGGGAAAACCTTTTAAATTTAAAATAGTTGCTACAGGGTTATTTATGAAAGGACTCCCTGGTATAGCAATACAGTTGATTTTAATACCACTAATTGTATATGGACTTAGAAGAAGTCTCTTTTTAGAAAGAGATAGTAGAACAATGTAG
- the ribB gene encoding 3,4-dihydroxy-2-butanone-4-phosphate synthase yields the protein MEKSLLSQFGEPIQRVEKALQNLKQGKGVLLVDDEDRENEGDLIFPAETITESQMAMLIRECSGIVCLCLTSEKLHQLELPQMVPNNTSKYQTAFTVSIEAGEGVTTGVSAADRVTTIRTAVKEGCKPEEICSPGHVFPLCACENGVLTRRGHTEGTVDLMSLAGYTPSGILCELTNPNGTMARLPEIVDFANKHDMPVVTIEDIVQYRTQLFNTAL from the coding sequence ATGGAAAAATCATTACTATCCCAATTTGGTGAACCAATTCAACGTGTTGAAAAAGCATTACAAAATCTTAAACAAGGAAAAGGAGTACTTTTAGTTGACGACGAGGATCGTGAAAATGAAGGTGATCTCATATTTCCTGCTGAAACTATTACAGAATCTCAAATGGCAATGTTAATTAGGGAATGTAGCGGTATTGTATGTCTTTGTCTTACATCCGAAAAATTACATCAACTTGAGTTGCCTCAGATGGTACCTAATAACACAAGTAAGTATCAGACAGCATTTACTGTTTCAATTGAAGCGGGTGAAGGAGTAACAACAGGAGTTTCTGCTGCTGATCGTGTTACTACAATTCGTACCGCAGTAAAAGAAGGATGTAAACCAGAAGAAATTTGTAGTCCTGGTCACGTTTTCCCTCTTTGTGCTTGTGAAAATGGTGTTTTAACTAGACGTGGACATACAGAAGGAACAGTTGATTTAATGAGTCTTGCAGGATATACACCTTCAGGAATTCTTTGTGAATTGACTAATCCTAATGGAACTATGGCTAGATTACCTGAAATTGTTGATTTTGCTAATAAGCATGATATGCCTGTGGTTACCATTGAAGATATTGTTCAGTACAGAACACAATTGTTTAATACTGCATTGTAA